Proteins found in one Cinclus cinclus chromosome 8, bCinCin1.1, whole genome shotgun sequence genomic segment:
- the PCSK9 gene encoding proprotein convertase subtilisin/kexin type 9 has translation MSPRALELALLLALAELVLALGPAEEGEAAVGAASPGPDAFHRAAKASWRLPGRYVVMLRAGSEAELRGTARRLQARAARRGHLAELLHVFHLLPAFLVRMSSDVLDTALKLPHVKYIEEDAYVFAQSIPWNLGRILPLQLSSGAYSPPNKGDLVEIYLLDTSVQSTHREIEGKVTLTGFESIPEEDGTHFHRQASKCDSHGTHVAGVVSGRDAGVATGANIRSLRVLNCQGKGTVSGTLMALEFVKRTLEAQPYAPLVVLLPLAGARSPALNAGCRRMARMGAVMVAAAGNYKDDACLYSPASEPEVITVGATDSEDHPASIGTLGTNFGRCVDLFAPGDDIIGASSDCSTCFTARSGTSQAAAHVAGIAAVLLSAEPQMSLAELRQRLLRFSTKNVRDTAWFPAEQRLQTPNSVAGLPARLRAEEQLLCRSVWSARSGLARHSSAVARCASTEEMLSCSSFSRSGSRLGEHMEDKDGQKQCVAHNAFRGQGVFAIARCCVRPRAECQIKASSPAAEGAECSSGDHVLTGCSFHSPSVMPGAGGRPVVGLGRGPSRCASRTEVMAHALCCPAASLECQLKEHTALEPEEKVTVSCDDGWTLTGCNALSQSPGSMGAYAVDNSCVAAAVPGSSSAAAVAVCCRSRQ, from the exons GCGTCGTGGCGGCTGCCCGGGCGCTACGTGGTGATGCTGCGGGCGGGCAGCGAGGCCGAGCTGCGAGGCACGGCCCGGCGGCTGCAGGCCCGGGCGGCTCGGCGGGGACACCTGGCCGAGCTGCTGCACGTCTTCCATCTCCTGCCCGCCTTCCTAGTGAGGATGAGCAGCGACGTCCTGGACACG GCGCTGAAACTGCCGCACGTGAAGTACATTGAGGAGGATGCTTACGTCTTTGCCCAGAGCATTCCCTGGAACCTGGGCAGGATCTTGCCGCTACAGCTCAGCTCAGGCGCCTACAGCCCTCCCA ATAAAGGTGACCTGGTTGAGATTTACCTGCTGGACACCAGCGTGCAGAGCACCCACCGGGAGATTGAGGGCAAGGTGACTCTGACTGGCTTCGAGAGCATCCCTGAGGAGGATGGCACCCACTTCCACAGGCAG GCCAGCAAGTGTGACAGCCACGGGACCCACGTGGCCGGGGTGGTGAGCGGGCGCGACGCCGGCGTGGCCACGGGGGCCAACATCCGCAGCCTCCGGGTGCTGAACTGCCAGGGCAAGGGCACCGTCAGCGGGACCCTCATGG CCCTGGAGTTCGTCAAGAGGACGCTGGAGGCTCAGCCGTACGCTCCGctggtggtgctgctgcctttggcCGGCGCCCGCAGCCCCGCGCTGAACGCGGGATGCCGGCGGATGGCACGGATGGGAGCCGTGATGGTGGCGGCTGCCGGCAACTACAAGGACGATGCGTGCCTCTACTCGCCTGCGTCCGAGCCGGAG GTCATCACGGTCGGTGCCACCGACAGCGAGGACCACCCTGCCTCCATCGGCACCCTGGGCACCAACTTTGGCCGCTGCGTGGACCTGTTTGCCCCTGGGGACGACATCATCGGCGCCTCCAGCGACTGCAGCACGTGTTTCACAGCGCGGAGCGGGACGTCGCAGGCGGCCGCGCATGTGGCAG GCATCGCTGCCGTGCTGCTCAGCGCCGAGCCCCAGATGAGCCTGGCCGAGCTCCGGCAGCGCCTCCTGCGCTTCTCCACCAAGAACGTCAGGGACACAGCGTGGTTCCCGGCGGAGCAGCGCCTCCAGACACCCAACAGTGTAGCAGGGCTGCCCGCCCGGCTGCGAGCAG aggagcagctgctctgccgCTCGGTGTGGTCGGCGCGCTCAGGGCTCGCCCGGCACTCCTCGGCCGTGGCTCGCTGTGCCAGCACCGAGGAGAtgctcagctgctccagcttcTCCCGCAGCGGCAGCCGGCTGGGGGAGCACATGGag GACAAGGACGGGCAGAAGCAGTGCGTGGCCCACAACGCTTTCCGGGGCCAGGGGGTTTTTGCCATCGCCAGGTGCTGCGTCCGGCCCAGGGCTGAGTGCCAGATCAAGGCCAGCTCCCCGGCGGCCGAGGGGGCCGAGTGCTCGTCAGGAGACCACGTGCTGACTG GGTGCAGTTTCCACTCCCCATCTGTGATGCCGGGTGCTGGTGGCAGGCCCgtggtggggctggggagggggccCAGCCgctgtgccagcaggacagaggtgaTGGCACACGCCTTGTGCTGCCCCGCTGCCAGCCTCGAGTGCCAGCTGAAGGAGCACACGGCCCTGGAGCCCGAGGAGAAG GTGACAGTGTCCTGTGACGATGGCTGGACGCTGACGGGCTGTAATGCCCTTTCCCAGAGCCCTGGCTCCATGGGAGCCTACGCCGTGGACAATTCCTGCGTGGCAGCCgctgtccctggcagcagctcgGCCGCGGCTGTCGCCGTTTGCTGCCGGAGCCGGCAGTAG